Proteins encoded in a region of the Rutidosis leptorrhynchoides isolate AG116_Rl617_1_P2 chromosome 9, CSIRO_AGI_Rlap_v1, whole genome shotgun sequence genome:
- the LOC139866933 gene encoding uncharacterized protein isoform X3: MNPSKLFLTKLHSTSTLFYHHHHHPSSFSLFAISYSSLSSKSNRSAMETYSKDTEEPKMDQQRETSDMNQAKKVSDDLLPHILNLYGSNALPKDFEIYAPNASFEDPLMCARGVKQIKSAFYSLSKVFSESRIVEYNIKENMLPEGRTEILIDNKQFYKFMGKDIDMISLIKLYVENGKVVRHEDCHYGTGGTERIRRWV; the protein is encoded by the exons ATGAATCCTTCCAAATTATTTCTCACAAAACTGCATTCAACTTCCACtcttttttatcatcatcatcatcatccttcttcATTTTCTCTGTTTGCAATCTCTTATTCATCTTTATCCAGCAAGTCAAATCGATCTGCAATGGAAACTTACTCTAAAG ATACAGAAGAACCAAAAATGGATCAACAAAGAGAAACAAGTGATATGAATCAGGCAAAAAAAGTTTCAGATGATTTACTTCCACATATTCTCAATCT GTATGGATCGAACGCATTACCTAAAGATTTCGAAATTTATGCTCCTAATGCATCTTTTGAAGATCCACTAATGTGTGCTCGTGG AGTAAAGCAAATCAAGTCAGCGTTTTATTCTCTTTCGAAG GTCTTTAGTGAGTCTAGAATTGTAGAGTACAACATCAAAGAAAATATGCTTCCTGAGGGAAGAACAGAG ATACTTATTGACAACAAGCAATTTTACAAGTTCATGGGAAAGGATATTGATATGATATCGCTAATCAAGCTCTATGTAGAGAACGGGAAGGTTGTTCGCCATGAAGATTG CCACTACGGAACGGGTGGAACGGAGAGAATTCGAAGATGGGTATAG
- the LOC139866101 gene encoding exocyst complex component EXO70A1-like: MGVPIQGDYLTNKANMMRESLQKSQLITDNTVSILGSFDHRLSALETAMRPTQIRTHAIRRAHENIDKTLKAANVILNRFDLSREAEAKILKGPHENLEGYLEAVEQLRSNIRFFTKNKGYKSSDGVLSHANSLLSKAISKLENEFKQLLSSYSKPVEPDRLYECLPSSLRPSSGSPETSVKNPSNSHTDRVNSENAVYIPPVLIPPRVLPLLHDLAKHMVQAGHIQQCLIIYRDTRSQVLQDSLQQLGVEKLSKDDVQKIQWEVLELKIGTWIHFMRIAVKLLFAAERKVCDQIFEGIESLKDQCFSEVTKGSVTMLLSFGDAVAKSKRSPEKLFVLLDMYEIMCELHPEIETLFSGKACKEIRESALGLTKRLAQTAKDTFGDFEEAVEKDATRTAVADGTVHPLTSYVINYVKFLFDYQSTLKQLFQEFEKGDESNTQLASVTMRIMQALQINLEGKSKQYKDPALTNLFLMNNIHYMVRSVRRSEAKDLLGDDWVQRHRRTVQQHANQYKRIAWAKILQCLTIQGMTSSGGDGGNSSGASRAVVKDRFKIFNLQFEELHQRQSQWTVPDSELRESLRLAVAEVLLPAYRSFIKRYGVLVENGKNAHKYIRYSAEDLDRMLGEFFEGKT, from the exons ATGGGTGTTCCAATTCAAGGTGATTACTTGACCAATAAAGCTAACATGATGAGGGAATCACTACAAAAGAGTCAATTGATCACTGATAATACAGTTTCAATTTTGGGTTCTTTTGATCACCGTTTATCTGCCCTAGAAACTGCAATGCGTCCCACTCAG ATAAGGACACATGCTATACGCAGAGCTCATGAGAACATTGATAAAACTCTGAAGGCTGCCAATGTAATATTGAACAGATTCGATCTTTCTCGAGAG GCAGAGGCTAAAATACTTAAAGGTCCACATGAGAATCTTGAAGGATATCTTGAAGCTGTTGAGCAGCTAAGAAGCAATATTAGGTTTTTTACCAAAAATAAAGGATATAAGAGTAGCGATGGGGTACTTAGTCATGCAAATAGTTTGCTTTCCAAGGCCATTTCTAAGCTGGAAAACGAATTTAAACAACTCTTATCATCATACAG CAAACCCGTGGAACCCGATCGACTATACGAATGTCTCCCTAGTTCGCTACGGCCATCATCTGGGTCACCCGAAACAAGTGTCAAAAACCCTTCAAACAGTCATACGGATCGTGTAAACTCAGAAAACGCTGTTTATATTCCACCAGTACTCATACCACCCCGGGTACTCCCTTTGCTTCATGATTTAGCTAAACATATGGTGCAAGCGGGTCACATTCAACAGTGTcttattatttatag GGATACTCGTTCTCAAGTCCTGCAAGACAGTCTCCAACAATTGGGAGTGGAGAAACTTAGTAAAGATGATGTCCAAAAGATACAATGGGAGGTTTTGGAACTCAAGATCGGGACTTGGATTCATTTTATGCGCATTGCA GTAAAATTGTTATTTGCTGCTGAAAGAAAAGTTTGTGATCAAATTTTTGAAGGCATCGAGTCCCTTAAGGATCAGTGTTTTTCCGAGGTTACAAAAGGAAGTGTTACCATGTTACTTAGTTTCGGAGATGCAGTCGCCAAAAGCAAAAGATCACCCGAGAAGTTATTTGTGCTTCTTGACATGTACGAGATTATGTGCGAACTTCACCCCGAG ATTGAAACGCTTTTTAGTGGTAAAGCTTGTAAAGAAATTCGAGAATCTGCACTCGGTTTGACAAAGCGACTCGCGCAAACCGCAAAAGACACGTTTGGAGATTTTGAAGAAGCAGTCGAAAAAGACGCAACGAGAACGGCGGTTGCTGACGGAACTGTTCATCCTCTCACGAGCTATGTCATTAACTATGTCAAATTCTTATTTGA TTATCAATCAACACTGAAGCAATTATTTCAAGAGTTTGAAAAGGGAGATGAATCGAATACGCAGCTGGCGTCCGTAACAATGCGAATTATGCAAGCCCTTCAAATAAATTTGGAAGGGAAATCAAAGCAGTATAAAGATCCAGCGTTGACTAACTTGTTTCTTATGAACAATATTCATTATATGGTCAGATCTGTGCGCAG GTCTGAAGCAAAGGATTTGTTAGGGGATGATTGGGTGCAACGGCACAGAAGAACTGTACAACAACATGCTAATCAGTATAAAAGGATCGCATGGGCCAAG atcctACAATGTCTAACCATTCAAGGCATGACATCATCCGGCGGTGATGGAGGAAACAGTAGCGGGGCTTCACGAGCTGTTGTGAAAGATAG GTTTAAGATTTTTAATCTTCAGTTCGAGGAGCTTCATCAAAGACAATCTCAGTGGACTGTTCCTGACTCGGAACTTAGAGAATCACTGAGACTTGCAGTTGCTGAAGTCTTGTTGCCTGCATACCGATCCTTTATTAAACGTTATGG AGTTCTTGTTGAAAATGGAAAGAATGCTCATAAGTACATAAGGTATTCTGCAGAGGATCTTGATCGGATGCTCGGTGAATTTTTCGAAGGGAAGACTTAA
- the LOC139866933 gene encoding uncharacterized protein isoform X2 produces the protein MNPSKLFLTKLHSTSTLFYHHHHHPSSFSLFAISYSSLSSKSNRSAMETYSKEEPKMDQQRETSDMNQAKKVSDDLLPHILNLYGSNALPKDFEIYAPNASFEDPLMCARGVKQIKSAFYSLSKVFSESRIVEYNIKENMLPEGRTEILIDNKQFYKFMGKDIDMISLIKLYVENGKVVRHEDCWDKKPLRNGWNGENSKMGIVGRIIDVSKRASMFATHAMMRFGKDPTP, from the exons ATGAATCCTTCCAAATTATTTCTCACAAAACTGCATTCAACTTCCACtcttttttatcatcatcatcatcatccttcttcATTTTCTCTGTTTGCAATCTCTTATTCATCTTTATCCAGCAAGTCAAATCGATCTGCAATGGAAACTTACTCTAAAG AAGAACCAAAAATGGATCAACAAAGAGAAACAAGTGATATGAATCAGGCAAAAAAAGTTTCAGATGATTTACTTCCACATATTCTCAATCT GTATGGATCGAACGCATTACCTAAAGATTTCGAAATTTATGCTCCTAATGCATCTTTTGAAGATCCACTAATGTGTGCTCGTGG AGTAAAGCAAATCAAGTCAGCGTTTTATTCTCTTTCGAAG GTCTTTAGTGAGTCTAGAATTGTAGAGTACAACATCAAAGAAAATATGCTTCCTGAGGGAAGAACAGAG ATACTTATTGACAACAAGCAATTTTACAAGTTCATGGGAAAGGATATTGATATGATATCGCTAATCAAGCTCTATGTAGAGAACGGGAAGGTTGTTCGCCATGAAGATTG CTGGGATAAGAAGCCACTACGGAACGGGTGGAACGGAGAGAATTCGAAGATGGGTATAGTTGGTCGAATCATCGATGTGAGTAAGAGGGCCTCCATGTTTGCAACTCATGCTATGATGAGGTTTGGGAAGGATCCGACTCCATAA
- the LOC139866933 gene encoding uncharacterized protein isoform X1: MNPSKLFLTKLHSTSTLFYHHHHHPSSFSLFAISYSSLSSKSNRSAMETYSKDTEEPKMDQQRETSDMNQAKKVSDDLLPHILNLYGSNALPKDFEIYAPNASFEDPLMCARGVKQIKSAFYSLSKVFSESRIVEYNIKENMLPEGRTEILIDNKQFYKFMGKDIDMISLIKLYVENGKVVRHEDCWDKKPLRNGWNGENSKMGIVGRIIDVSKRASMFATHAMMRFGKDPTP, translated from the exons ATGAATCCTTCCAAATTATTTCTCACAAAACTGCATTCAACTTCCACtcttttttatcatcatcatcatcatccttcttcATTTTCTCTGTTTGCAATCTCTTATTCATCTTTATCCAGCAAGTCAAATCGATCTGCAATGGAAACTTACTCTAAAG ATACAGAAGAACCAAAAATGGATCAACAAAGAGAAACAAGTGATATGAATCAGGCAAAAAAAGTTTCAGATGATTTACTTCCACATATTCTCAATCT GTATGGATCGAACGCATTACCTAAAGATTTCGAAATTTATGCTCCTAATGCATCTTTTGAAGATCCACTAATGTGTGCTCGTGG AGTAAAGCAAATCAAGTCAGCGTTTTATTCTCTTTCGAAG GTCTTTAGTGAGTCTAGAATTGTAGAGTACAACATCAAAGAAAATATGCTTCCTGAGGGAAGAACAGAG ATACTTATTGACAACAAGCAATTTTACAAGTTCATGGGAAAGGATATTGATATGATATCGCTAATCAAGCTCTATGTAGAGAACGGGAAGGTTGTTCGCCATGAAGATTG CTGGGATAAGAAGCCACTACGGAACGGGTGGAACGGAGAGAATTCGAAGATGGGTATAGTTGGTCGAATCATCGATGTGAGTAAGAGGGCCTCCATGTTTGCAACTCATGCTATGATGAGGTTTGGGAAGGATCCGACTCCATAA